A single region of the Erythrobacter sp. HL-111 genome encodes:
- the gatB gene encoding Asp-tRNA(Asn)/Glu-tRNA(Gln) amidotransferase subunit GatB: MSDYRIHGATGEWEVVIGLEVHAQVTSNAKLFSGASTAFGAEPNTQVSLIDAAMPGMLPVPNRECIRQAVRTGMAIEAEIHKWSRFDRKNYFYADLPQGYQISQLYHPIVGEGSLLIEADEKAGIPEDKVIGIERIHVEQDAGKLMHDQHPTMSYVDLNRCGVALMEIVSKPDMRSPAEAGAYVRKLRSILRYVGSCDGNMEEGSMRADVNVSVRRPGEAFGTRTETKNVNSVRFVMQVIEYEANRQVDVIESGGTVVQETRLFDPNTGTTRTMRSKEDAHDYRYFPDPDLLPLVLDDSFLEECRASLPELPDAKRRRYEEQLGLTPYNARELTAEVETFARFETLLAATAAKIGKPEAEVATPVANWALSVAPGVVKGLGEEADMANATAEAQASILAMQDRGEISGGQAKEIYEIVLREGGDPETIADEKGLKQVSDTGAIEAAVDEILAANADKVEQYRGGKDKLFGFFVGQTMKAMQGKANPAVVNRILKDKLG; this comes from the coding sequence ATGAGTGACTATCGCATCCACGGCGCAACCGGCGAATGGGAGGTCGTCATCGGCCTCGAGGTCCACGCCCAGGTCACCTCCAACGCCAAGCTGTTCTCGGGCGCCTCCACCGCCTTCGGGGCGGAGCCGAACACGCAGGTCAGCCTGATCGACGCGGCCATGCCCGGAATGCTGCCCGTGCCCAACCGCGAATGCATCCGGCAGGCGGTCCGCACCGGGATGGCGATCGAGGCGGAAATCCACAAGTGGAGCCGGTTCGACCGCAAGAACTACTTCTATGCCGACCTTCCGCAGGGCTACCAGATCAGTCAGCTTTACCACCCCATCGTGGGCGAAGGCAGCCTGCTGATCGAGGCGGACGAGAAGGCCGGGATACCGGAAGACAAGGTCATCGGGATCGAGCGCATCCATGTCGAACAGGACGCGGGCAAGCTGATGCACGACCAGCACCCGACCATGTCCTATGTCGACCTCAACCGCTGCGGCGTCGCGCTGATGGAGATCGTCTCGAAACCCGACATGCGCTCCCCCGCCGAGGCCGGGGCCTATGTCCGCAAACTGCGGAGCATCCTGCGCTATGTCGGCTCGTGCGACGGTAATATGGAGGAAGGCTCGATGCGCGCCGACGTCAATGTCAGCGTGCGCCGCCCCGGCGAAGCTTTCGGCACACGGACCGAGACGAAGAACGTCAATTCGGTGCGCTTCGTCATGCAGGTCATCGAATACGAGGCGAACCGCCAGGTCGACGTGATCGAGAGCGGAGGGACCGTGGTTCAGGAAACGCGCCTGTTCGATCCGAACACCGGCACGACCCGCACCATGCGGTCCAAGGAAGACGCGCACGATTACCGCTACTTCCCCGACCCGGACCTGTTGCCGCTGGTGCTCGACGACAGCTTCCTCGAGGAATGCCGCGCGAGCCTGCCCGAACTGCCCGATGCCAAGCGGCGGCGGTACGAGGAACAGCTCGGCCTCACCCCCTACAATGCGCGCGAACTCACCGCCGAGGTCGAAACCTTCGCCCGCTTCGAAACCCTGCTCGCCGCGACCGCCGCGAAGATCGGCAAGCCGGAAGCCGAAGTCGCGACCCCGGTCGCCAACTGGGCGCTCTCGGTCGCGCCGGGCGTCGTCAAGGGGCTGGGCGAGGAAGCCGACATGGCGAACGCCACCGCCGAGGCGCAGGCCAGCATCCTCGCGATGCAGGACAGGGGCGAGATTTCGGGCGGCCAGGCCAAGGAGATCTACGAAATCGTCCTGCGCGAAGGCGGCGACCCCGAAACCATCGCCGATGAAAAGGGCCTGAAGCAGGTCAGCGACACCGGCGCGATCGAGGCCGCAGTTGACGAAATCCTCGCCGCCAATGCCGACAAGGTCGAACAATATCGCGGCGGCAAGGACAAGCTGTTCGGCTTCTTCGTCGGCCAGACGATGAAGGCGATGCAGGGCAAGGCGAACCCGGCGGTGGTGAACCGGATCCTCAAGGACAAGCTCGGCTGA
- a CDS encoding S46 family peptidase: protein MTRKLLAATLLASVAASPLSAKEGMFTPDQLQEIAGSLEQAGLEIDAEELADLTGFPMGAIVSLGGCSASFVSPTGLVVTNHHCARGSVQYNSTAENNYLENGFLANALGEELPAAPGSRIYVTTQVTDVTGRVREGTEGMEPLERYELVQQRSKDITAECEEDPGHRCQVASFYGGAEYKLIKRLEVRDVRLVYAPADSIGKYGGDIDNWMWPRHTGDFAFYRAYVAPDGSAADYAEENVPYEPEHHLKVSAAGLDEGDFVMAAGYPGSTSRYTLMAEVENTFGWTYPTFQQLLTEWIATIEQVAPEGSDARVKYESRLAGLNNFEKNLRGQIEGARRVGLVERRRAREEALAAWIDADPARAEYGEAIAQLARLSEESAAAIRTNFWYNNATRPALLGVAERLYRLSKERQKDNAQREPGYQERDMGFFRQGLQALERRYDPAVDKAEWLLFLRGYLAQPAAERVAAFDAALGITQATAPEDLPGLIDRFYAGTSLDDAETRLALMEATPGQIEASDDPFLELAVALYDYGFQLETEAKTRAGRALALRPAYMEAITAWQRESGVLTYPDANSTLRVTYGEVLGGSPRDGMAYYPFTTLEGITEKDTGEDPFNAPADLLNAVEAKDYGPYALESIGSVPVNFLSDLDSTGGNSGSATLNARAELVGLLFDGTFESVNSDWDFDPRTTRTIHVDTRYMLWVMDKIDGAGRLIEEMDIVR from the coding sequence ATGACCCGCAAGCTTCTTGCCGCGACGCTCCTCGCGTCGGTTGCAGCCTCGCCGCTCTCTGCCAAGGAAGGCATGTTCACCCCCGACCAGTTGCAGGAAATCGCCGGCTCGCTCGAGCAGGCCGGGCTGGAAATCGACGCGGAAGAACTCGCCGACCTTACCGGCTTTCCGATGGGCGCGATCGTCTCGCTCGGCGGCTGTTCGGCGAGCTTCGTCTCGCCCACCGGGCTGGTCGTCACCAACCACCACTGCGCGCGCGGATCGGTGCAGTACAATTCGACCGCCGAGAACAACTACCTCGAAAACGGCTTCCTCGCGAACGCGCTGGGCGAGGAGCTGCCCGCCGCTCCGGGTTCGCGCATCTACGTGACGACGCAGGTCACCGACGTGACCGGCCGCGTGCGCGAGGGCACGGAAGGGATGGAGCCGCTCGAACGCTACGAACTCGTCCAGCAGCGCTCCAAGGACATCACCGCCGAATGCGAGGAAGACCCCGGCCACCGCTGCCAGGTCGCGAGCTTCTATGGCGGGGCGGAATACAAGCTGATCAAGCGGCTCGAGGTGCGCGACGTGCGGCTCGTCTATGCGCCCGCCGATTCCATCGGGAAATACGGCGGCGACATCGACAACTGGATGTGGCCGCGCCACACCGGCGACTTCGCCTTCTACCGCGCCTATGTCGCGCCTGACGGTTCGGCGGCCGACTATGCCGAGGAGAACGTCCCCTACGAGCCCGAACACCACCTGAAAGTGAGCGCGGCGGGGCTGGACGAAGGCGATTTCGTGATGGCGGCAGGCTATCCCGGTTCGACCAGCCGTTACACCCTGATGGCCGAGGTCGAGAACACGTTCGGCTGGACCTATCCCACCTTCCAGCAGCTGCTGACCGAATGGATCGCCACGATCGAACAGGTCGCGCCCGAGGGCAGCGACGCGCGGGTGAAGTACGAAAGCCGTCTTGCCGGGCTCAATAATTTCGAGAAGAACCTGCGCGGCCAGATCGAGGGCGCGCGGCGCGTCGGCCTGGTCGAACGGCGCCGCGCGCGCGAGGAAGCGCTGGCGGCGTGGATCGACGCCGACCCGGCGCGCGCCGAATACGGCGAGGCGATCGCGCAGCTCGCCCGATTGTCCGAGGAAAGCGCGGCGGCGATCCGGACGAATTTCTGGTACAACAACGCGACCCGGCCCGCGCTGCTCGGCGTGGCGGAGCGGCTCTATCGCCTGTCGAAGGAGCGGCAGAAGGACAACGCCCAGCGCGAACCCGGCTACCAGGAACGCGACATGGGCTTCTTCCGCCAGGGCCTGCAGGCGCTCGAGCGGCGCTATGACCCTGCGGTGGACAAGGCCGAATGGCTGCTCTTCCTGCGCGGCTACCTCGCCCAGCCCGCCGCCGAGCGCGTCGCCGCGTTCGACGCCGCGCTCGGGATCACGCAGGCGACCGCGCCGGAGGACCTGCCGGGCCTGATCGATCGTTTCTATGCCGGGACATCGCTCGACGATGCCGAGACGCGCCTTGCCCTGATGGAGGCCACCCCCGGGCAGATCGAGGCGTCGGACGATCCCTTCCTCGAACTCGCGGTCGCGCTCTACGATTACGGCTTCCAGCTCGAGACCGAGGCCAAGACCCGCGCGGGCCGCGCGCTCGCGCTGCGTCCGGCCTACATGGAAGCGATCACCGCCTGGCAGCGCGAAAGCGGCGTGCTGACCTACCCGGATGCGAATTCGACCCTGCGCGTCACCTATGGCGAGGTGCTGGGCGGATCGCCGCGGGACGGGATGGCCTATTATCCCTTCACCACATTGGAAGGCATCACCGAAAAGGACACGGGCGAAGACCCCTTCAACGCACCCGCCGATCTGCTGAACGCGGTCGAGGCGAAGGATTACGGACCCTATGCCCTCGAAAGCATCGGCTCGGTCCCGGTCAATTTCCTCTCGGACCTCGACAGCACGGGCGGCAATTCCGGTTCGGCCACTCTCAACGCGCGCGCGGAACTGGTCGGGCTGCTGTTCGACGGGACCTTCGAAAGCGTCAATTCCGACTGGGATTTCGACCCGCGCACGACCCGCACGATCCATGTCGACACGCGCTACATGCTGTGGGTGATGGACAAGATCGACGGCGCCGGGCGCCTGATCGAGGAAATGGACATCGTGCGCTGA
- a CDS encoding cation:proton antiporter has protein sequence MESHIHIPYIRETLVFLVAAGVLVPILQRRLSPVLGYFLLGSLIGPYGLGLLADSWEPIGWFVITDLEGVAALGELGVIFLLFVIGLELSFERLWTMRRLVFGLGSAQILVTGAVIAGIAYAWGNPLATALILGSCLALSSTAIVTALLVEGGRLGTSAGRATFSILLMQDLAVVPILFAVSVLGSVAMENAALGLGIALGEAVLTVAIIYVAGRLLLRPLLHMVARADSRESFVAISLLIAVGTAAVTGYAGLSMALGAFLAGLLIAETEFRHQVKVDIEPFKGLMLGLFFLSVGMGIDWRVVLDQPLLILSSAVSLVLLKIAVNFALCLAWRLPRHRAGEVAIMLGQAGEFGFLVIGLAVTVDLLAPDIAQFMLIVVGLTMLATPGLDWLARRAARWLEPAEGLSEDELDMIDDAIAGHVIVAGYGRVGGIIASVLDRQDIRYLVIERDAGLARKAQKEGRPVRLGDAARLDVLRESALDRASALVITIGDEEATEALAREIRRHAPSLPIFARARDTGHAERLLDLGASFAVPETVEGSLRLAEVLLRDFGTDEAVIQRRIALERPSEEV, from the coding sequence ATGGAATCCCACATCCACATCCCCTACATCCGCGAAACGCTGGTCTTCCTCGTCGCCGCGGGGGTGCTGGTGCCGATCCTCCAGCGCAGGCTCAGCCCGGTGCTCGGCTATTTCCTTCTCGGCAGCCTCATCGGCCCCTATGGCCTCGGCCTGCTGGCGGACAGCTGGGAGCCGATCGGCTGGTTCGTCATCACCGATCTCGAAGGGGTCGCGGCGCTGGGCGAACTGGGGGTCATCTTCCTCCTCTTCGTGATCGGGCTCGAGCTGTCGTTCGAGCGGCTGTGGACCATGCGGCGGCTGGTCTTCGGGCTCGGCAGCGCGCAGATCCTCGTCACCGGGGCGGTGATCGCGGGCATTGCCTACGCCTGGGGCAACCCGCTCGCCACCGCGCTCATCCTCGGGTCGTGCCTCGCGCTGTCGTCGACCGCGATCGTCACCGCCCTGCTGGTCGAGGGCGGGAGGCTCGGGACGAGCGCGGGGCGGGCGACGTTCTCGATCCTGCTGATGCAGGACCTCGCCGTGGTCCCGATCCTGTTCGCGGTCAGCGTGCTGGGCTCGGTCGCGATGGAGAACGCCGCGCTCGGCCTCGGCATCGCGCTCGGCGAAGCGGTGCTGACGGTCGCGATCATCTATGTCGCGGGCCGGTTGCTGCTGCGCCCGCTGCTGCACATGGTCGCGCGGGCCGACAGCCGCGAGAGCTTCGTCGCGATCTCGCTCCTGATCGCGGTCGGGACGGCGGCGGTGACGGGCTATGCCGGGCTGTCGATGGCGCTGGGCGCCTTCCTCGCCGGCCTGCTGATCGCCGAGACCGAGTTCCGCCACCAGGTCAAGGTCGACATCGAGCCGTTCAAGGGCCTCATGCTCGGCCTGTTCTTCCTGTCGGTCGGCATGGGGATCGACTGGCGCGTGGTGCTCGACCAGCCGCTCCTCATCCTCTCCTCGGCGGTTAGCCTCGTGCTGCTCAAGATCGCCGTCAATTTCGCGCTTTGCCTCGCCTGGCGCCTGCCGCGGCACCGCGCGGGGGAGGTCGCGATCATGCTCGGGCAGGCGGGCGAATTCGGTTTCCTCGTCATCGGGCTCGCGGTGACGGTCGACCTGCTCGCGCCGGACATCGCCCAGTTCATGCTGATCGTGGTCGGGCTGACGATGCTGGCGACGCCGGGGCTCGACTGGCTGGCCCGCCGCGCGGCGCGCTGGCTGGAACCGGCCGAGGGGCTGAGCGAGGACGAACTCGACATGATCGACGATGCGATCGCCGGGCACGTGATCGTCGCGGGCTATGGCAGGGTGGGGGGGATCATCGCCTCGGTGCTCGACCGGCAGGACATCCGCTATCTCGTGATCGAACGCGACGCGGGCCTCGCCCGCAAGGCGCAGAAGGAGGGCCGCCCGGTGCGGCTGGGCGATGCGGCGCGGCTCGACGTGCTGCGCGAAAGCGCGCTCGACCGGGCGAGCGCGCTGGTCATCACGATCGGCGACGAGGAGGCGACCGAGGCGCTGGCGCGCGAGATCCGGCGCCATGCGCCCTCGCTCCCGATCTTCGCCCGCGCGCGCGACACGGGCCATGCCGAACGGCTGCTCGATCTCGGGGCGAGCTTCGCGGTGCCCGAGACGGTCGAGGGGTCCTTGCGCCTCGCCGAGGTGCTGCTGCGCGATTTCGGGACCGACGAGGCGGTGATCCAGCGCCGGATCGCGCTGGAGCGGCCGAGCGAGGAGGTGTGA
- a CDS encoding universal stress protein: protein MYAHVLVAIDLEDEAGSAVVMGRAAALSQEAGARLTLVHVRPDLPVSYARALPETWDLQQQQAAERELEGLAAAAGCGERVAGVFAPAGSVAREVGALARRLGVDAILVGAHRMDLGRMVLGTQTGAIVRDAPCDVVVVRAEPPRG, encoded by the coding sequence ATGTATGCACACGTGCTGGTGGCGATCGATCTGGAGGACGAGGCGGGCAGCGCGGTGGTGATGGGCCGCGCCGCCGCGCTTTCGCAGGAGGCGGGCGCGCGGCTGACGCTGGTCCACGTGCGGCCCGATCTTCCCGTCTCCTACGCCCGCGCGCTGCCCGAGACCTGGGACCTCCAGCAGCAGCAGGCGGCCGAGCGAGAGCTTGAGGGGCTCGCCGCCGCGGCGGGCTGCGGGGAGCGGGTCGCGGGCGTCTTCGCCCCGGCGGGGAGTGTCGCGCGCGAGGTTGGCGCGCTGGCCCGAAGGCTCGGTGTCGACGCGATCCTGGTGGGCGCGCACCGGATGGATTTGGGGCGGATGGTCCTCGGCACGCAGACCGGCGCGATCGTGCGCGATGCGCCGTGCGACGTGGTGGTGGTCAGGGCCGAACCGCCGCGCGGCTGA
- a CDS encoding pitrilysin family protein yields MKPRLFTASPLALGAALALAATAPAAPLFAQAATETQAPGIEAGADLETLVEQVAIPYERFELDNGLTVIVHEDRKAPVVGVAVWYNVGSKDEPEGKTGFAHLFEHLMFNGSENAPADYFQYLQEMGATDYNGTTNFDRTNYFQTVPRPALERALWLESDRMGYLLGAVTQEKLDNQRGVVQNEKRQGDNQPGGLVFYEVLETLFPEGHPYRHSVIGSMADLDAASMEDVRDWFTDKYGPNNATLVLAGDISPAEARPLVEKWFGAIDRGPVNTPAAADIPVLEEDVRKVMKDQVAAASITLYWPAPGITSEELTALDVGTRILGGLASSRLDEILVRDEQLAVGVGARNYDYQRVGILNVSATLKDGVPLDRLEARLKQLIDWFIETGPTEDEVRRAATSRLAGTIRGLEQVGGFGGKAVTLARGEVLAGTPEFYAKQFETLATLTPADVKAAMEKWLTRPALTLVLEPGEREEQYEEAASVASDEGTAGEREGAAEAITVSKERPAPPIDAVATLDFPELERATLANGMELTYARRDAVPATYVTMSFDAGGAADPAAMRGLENLTLNLFDEGTKELTAQEIAETRERLGVDITTGGDDDRSTFTLSALSANLAPSLELFSQVIREPAFGEKDIARLKSQTITGIRQQMKSPQGLAGRAIGVELFGTDTPYGGVTTVESVERITRDDILGFKDRWIRPDNGEVFVVSDRPLAEIVSRLDAAFGDWVAPGVPRGEKEFSTLAETEVEGGRIVLIDRPNSPQSFILAAQRTDLSARDPDWVDFTNANNSLGGNFLARLNMNLRETKGWSYGVSGFPQARENAVSYLVAGGVQADRTGDSIAEMIRETSEFLTTRGVTEDELVRNVASEVGALPGRFETSRAVLGAMQSLALYDRPDDYYETLVARYEAQTPERLDAAARAALDVEDFVWVVVGDAAKVKPQLESLGRPIEVRPMEGSSPEGD; encoded by the coding sequence ATGAAACCCAGGCTTTTCACCGCCAGCCCGCTTGCCTTGGGCGCGGCGCTCGCCCTCGCCGCCACCGCGCCCGCTGCGCCCCTGTTCGCGCAGGCCGCAACGGAAACGCAGGCGCCCGGGATCGAGGCCGGCGCCGACCTCGAAACCCTCGTCGAACAGGTCGCCATTCCCTATGAGCGCTTCGAACTCGACAACGGCCTCACCGTCATCGTCCACGAGGACCGCAAGGCCCCGGTCGTGGGCGTTGCCGTGTGGTACAATGTCGGCTCCAAGGACGAGCCCGAGGGCAAGACCGGCTTTGCCCACCTGTTCGAGCACCTTATGTTCAACGGGTCGGAAAACGCGCCGGCCGACTATTTCCAGTACCTCCAGGAAATGGGCGCGACCGATTACAACGGCACGACCAATTTCGATCGGACCAACTATTTCCAGACCGTCCCGCGCCCCGCACTGGAACGCGCGCTGTGGCTCGAAAGCGACCGGATGGGCTACCTGCTCGGCGCGGTCACGCAGGAAAAGCTCGATAACCAGCGCGGCGTCGTCCAGAACGAGAAGCGCCAGGGCGACAACCAGCCGGGCGGGCTGGTCTTCTACGAGGTGCTCGAGACGCTGTTTCCCGAGGGCCACCCCTACCGCCATTCGGTGATCGGTTCGATGGCGGATCTCGACGCGGCCTCGATGGAGGACGTGCGAGACTGGTTCACCGACAAGTACGGGCCGAACAACGCGACGCTGGTGCTGGCGGGCGACATTTCCCCCGCAGAGGCGCGCCCGCTGGTCGAAAAATGGTTCGGCGCCATCGATCGCGGGCCGGTCAACACGCCCGCCGCGGCCGACATCCCGGTGCTGGAGGAGGACGTGCGCAAGGTCATGAAGGACCAGGTCGCCGCGGCGTCGATCACGCTTTACTGGCCCGCGCCGGGCATCACCAGCGAGGAGCTGACCGCGCTCGACGTGGGCACCCGCATCCTCGGCGGGCTCGCTTCCAGCCGCCTCGACGAGATCCTCGTGCGCGACGAACAGCTCGCGGTGGGCGTCGGGGCGCGCAATTACGACTATCAGCGGGTCGGCATCCTCAATGTCAGCGCGACGCTGAAGGACGGCGTGCCGCTCGACCGGCTCGAGGCGCGGCTGAAGCAGCTGATCGACTGGTTCATCGAGACCGGCCCGACCGAGGACGAGGTGCGGCGCGCGGCGACCAGCCGGCTTGCGGGCACGATCCGCGGGCTCGAACAGGTCGGCGGCTTCGGCGGCAAGGCGGTGACGCTGGCGCGCGGCGAAGTTCTCGCCGGAACGCCCGAGTTCTACGCGAAGCAGTTCGAAACGCTCGCCACGCTTACCCCGGCCGACGTCAAGGCGGCGATGGAGAAGTGGCTGACGCGGCCCGCCCTGACGCTGGTGCTCGAACCGGGCGAGCGCGAGGAGCAATACGAGGAAGCCGCCAGCGTCGCCTCGGACGAGGGCACCGCCGGCGAGCGCGAGGGCGCAGCCGAGGCGATCACCGTCTCCAAGGAGCGCCCCGCCCCGCCGATCGACGCGGTCGCGACGCTCGACTTTCCCGAGCTCGAGCGCGCCACCCTCGCGAACGGGATGGAGCTGACCTATGCCCGGCGCGACGCGGTCCCCGCGACCTATGTCACGATGAGCTTCGACGCGGGCGGCGCGGCCGATCCCGCGGCCATGCGCGGCCTCGAAAACCTCACCCTCAACCTGTTCGACGAAGGCACGAAGGAACTGACCGCCCAGGAAATCGCCGAGACGCGCGAACGGCTGGGGGTCGACATCACGACCGGCGGGGACGACGATCGGTCGACCTTCACCCTGTCGGCGCTGTCGGCCAACCTCGCGCCCTCGCTCGAACTCTTCAGCCAGGTCATCCGCGAACCGGCCTTCGGCGAGAAGGACATCGCCCGCCTCAAGTCTCAGACGATCACCGGCATCCGCCAGCAGATGAAATCGCCGCAGGGCCTCGCCGGCCGCGCGATCGGGGTCGAACTCTTCGGCACCGACACGCCCTATGGCGGCGTCACCACGGTGGAGAGCGTCGAACGCATCACCCGCGATGACATTCTCGGCTTCAAGGACCGCTGGATCAGGCCCGACAACGGGGAGGTCTTCGTCGTCTCCGACCGGCCGCTGGCCGAGATCGTCAGCCGTCTCGACGCGGCCTTCGGCGACTGGGTCGCGCCGGGCGTGCCGAGGGGCGAGAAGGAATTCTCCACCCTCGCCGAAACCGAGGTCGAGGGCGGCCGCATCGTTCTCATCGACCGGCCCAATTCGCCGCAGAGCTTCATCCTCGCCGCGCAGCGCACCGATCTTTCGGCGCGCGATCCGGACTGGGTCGATTTCACCAATGCGAACAATTCGCTGGGCGGCAATTTCCTCGCCCGGCTCAACATGAACCTGCGCGAGACGAAGGGTTGGAGCTACGGCGTCAGCGGCTTCCCGCAGGCGCGCGAGAACGCGGTGTCCTATCTCGTCGCGGGCGGCGTGCAGGCCGACCGGACCGGGGATTCGATCGCCGAGATGATCCGCGAGACGAGCGAGTTCCTGACCACGCGCGGCGTGACCGAGGACGAGCTCGTCCGCAACGTCGCCTCCGAAGTGGGCGCACTGCCGGGCCGCTTCGAAACCTCGCGCGCCGTGCTCGGCGCGATGCAGTCGCTGGCGCTCTACGATCGCCCGGACGATTACTACGAAACGCTGGTCGCCCGCTACGAGGCGCAGACTCCCGAACGCCTCGACGCGGCGGCGCGCGCCGCGCTCGATGTGGAGGACTTCGTCTGGGTCGTGGTCGGCGACGCGGCGAAAGTGAAGCCGCAGCTCGAATCGCTCGGCCGGCCGATCGAGGTCCGCCCGATGGAGGGAAGCTCGCCCGAGGGCGACTGA
- a CDS encoding acylase, whose amino-acid sequence MKWLKRGGLALAAVLVPAFVALATWEPFFARETTVPAQRTYTAEIVRDEYGVPHIYGQTDADVAYGVAVAHAEDDFATLQDVIAMSKGRYGAIAGEEGAQFDYIYHLLDARGTAEREYPELPADTRALFEAYAAGLNRFAEEHAEEVKLGNLFPVNGEDVAAGFALRQPFFFGLGNIIEPLVSGKPLRREFGPDIPGFPREIAPRQPEGESAREVARTARTVLPLGDDAGLLGSNAFAVAPEKSGGPTVLVSNSHQPLRGGVAWYEFSVESEEGWHFTGANFPGSPFPFLGHNEHLGWTNTVNRPDMVDIYELVLNEDASAYRLDGEWRDLETQWVTLPVRMGPVVLPIRRAVHRSVHGPVILREGEDGRQEGFAIRYGGIGRIDQLDAYYRLNKATSLEEWEGELSRMAIPSTNFIYADREGNIAYVYNAAIPDRPEDVEANWRGVLPGDRSDLIWHGPVGYEELPRLVNPESGWIYNANNEPFTAAGAGSDLDPEAFSPVLGIERKQTNRSRRAYKLMSEAEVLDRATLEAIKYDRAYEREGYVAVLWDALENLEADGELAEARDLLLGWDFTADNDGPADALALLMIRDFMSAEYQNKHEWPDAGEELAKHVAHLKRHFGRIDPPMSELLRLRQGDRDLPLDGGSDTLRASTTWEVEEDGRLSLVHGDSFIQWAEWPADGGRVRSRSIQPFGSATTRPDSPHHTDQMELYAAKRLKPVRFWREDVLANARSRQTVTNAP is encoded by the coding sequence ATGAAGTGGCTGAAAAGAGGCGGGCTCGCGCTCGCCGCCGTGCTCGTCCCGGCCTTCGTCGCGCTGGCAACCTGGGAGCCGTTCTTCGCGCGCGAGACCACCGTACCTGCGCAGCGCACCTACACTGCCGAGATCGTGCGCGACGAATACGGCGTGCCGCACATCTACGGCCAAACCGATGCCGATGTCGCCTATGGCGTCGCTGTCGCCCATGCGGAGGACGATTTCGCCACCCTGCAGGACGTCATCGCCATGTCGAAGGGCCGTTACGGCGCGATCGCGGGCGAGGAAGGCGCGCAGTTCGATTACATCTACCACCTGCTCGACGCGCGCGGGACGGCGGAGCGCGAATACCCGGAATTGCCGGCGGACACCCGCGCCCTGTTCGAAGCCTACGCCGCCGGGCTCAACCGCTTCGCCGAAGAACACGCCGAGGAGGTCAAGCTCGGCAATCTCTTCCCGGTCAACGGCGAGGACGTCGCCGCCGGTTTCGCGCTGCGCCAGCCGTTCTTCTTCGGGCTCGGCAACATCATCGAGCCGCTGGTTTCCGGAAAGCCGCTGCGGCGCGAATTCGGGCCGGACATTCCCGGCTTCCCGCGCGAGATCGCGCCGCGCCAGCCCGAGGGCGAGAGCGCGCGGGAAGTCGCGCGCACCGCCCGCACCGTCCTGCCGCTGGGCGACGATGCGGGGCTGCTCGGCTCCAACGCCTTCGCGGTCGCGCCGGAGAAATCGGGCGGGCCGACGGTCCTCGTCTCGAATTCGCACCAGCCGCTGCGCGGCGGGGTCGCGTGGTACGAATTCAGCGTCGAAAGCGAGGAAGGCTGGCACTTCACCGGCGCCAATTTCCCGGGATCGCCCTTCCCCTTCCTCGGCCACAACGAGCATCTGGGCTGGACCAACACGGTCAACCGGCCCGACATGGTCGACATCTACGAACTGGTGCTGAACGAGGACGCGAGCGCCTACCGGCTCGACGGCGAATGGCGCGATCTGGAAACGCAGTGGGTGACGCTGCCCGTGCGCATGGGGCCGGTCGTCCTGCCGATCCGCCGCGCGGTCCATCGCAGCGTGCACGGCCCCGTCATCCTGCGCGAAGGCGAGGACGGCAGGCAGGAGGGTTTCGCGATCCGTTATGGCGGGATCGGCAGGATCGACCAGCTCGACGCCTATTACCGCCTCAACAAGGCGACCTCGCTGGAGGAATGGGAGGGCGAGCTTTCCCGCATGGCGATCCCCTCGACCAATTTCATCTATGCCGACCGCGAGGGCAACATCGCCTATGTCTACAATGCCGCGATCCCCGACCGGCCCGAGGACGTGGAGGCGAACTGGCGCGGCGTGCTGCCGGGGGACCGTTCGGACCTGATCTGGCACGGTCCGGTCGGATACGAGGAACTGCCGCGGCTGGTGAACCCGGAAAGCGGGTGGATCTACAACGCCAACAACGAACCCTTCACCGCCGCGGGCGCGGGCAGCGATCTCGATCCCGAGGCGTTCTCCCCCGTGCTGGGGATCGAGCGCAAGCAGACCAACCGTTCGCGCCGCGCCTACAAGCTGATGAGCGAGGCCGAGGTGCTCGACCGCGCCACGCTCGAGGCGATCAAGTACGACCGCGCCTATGAACGCGAGGGCTATGTCGCCGTGCTGTGGGACGCGCTCGAGAACCTCGAGGCGGACGGCGAACTCGCCGAAGCGCGCGACCTGCTGCTCGGCTGGGATTTCACCGCCGACAACGACGGGCCTGCCGATGCGCTCGCGCTGCTGATGATCCGCGACTTCATGTCGGCCGAATACCAGAACAAGCATGAATGGCCCGACGCGGGCGAGGAACTGGCGAAGCACGTCGCCCACCTGAAACGGCATTTCGGCCGGATCGACCCCCCGATGAGCGAGCTTCTCCGCCTGAGGCAGGGCGACAGGGACCTTCCGCTGGACGGCGGCTCCGACACGCTGCGCGCCTCCACCACCTGGGAGGTCGAGGAGGACGGCCGGCTAAGCCTCGTCCATGGCGATAGCTTCATCCAGTGGGCCGAATGGCCCGCGGACGGAGGCCGGGTGCGCTCGCGCTCGATCCAGCCCTTCGGCTCGGCGACGACGCGGCCCGACAGCCCGCACCATACCGACCAGATGGAACTCTATGCGGCCAAGCGCCTCAAGCCGGTCCGTTTCTGGCGCGAGGACGTGCTGGCCAATGCCAGGAGCCGGCAGACCGTCACCAACGCGCCGTGA